Proteins encoded together in one Chryseobacterium sp. G0201 window:
- a CDS encoding AMP-binding protein, producing MVINFNNLRINNLHSQTEFEKKVTFFLEEWLSYSETVKVQTSGSTGAPKVFEIEKKKMINSAVMTCNFLGLKEGNTALLCLPVEYISGKMMMVRSFERKMKLIITDPSLKPLESLDEEIDFCAMTPLQVENSLDKLYLIKNLIIGGATVSENLRNKIIQTLKLSNSQTQIFETYGMSETLSHIALKQLMPKAEDYFTAFENVSINKDERGCLQIYAPNVNSDILKTNDLVEIKDGNKFRFLGRIDNVINSGGAKIFPEELEALVKKEIPNEVVFLGKEDESLGQKLILIIEGVKSKDLIQKISEIQFEKNFHKPKEIIFINEIPRTPNGKVSRLNLLKIIDEKRDN from the coding sequence ATGGTGATAAACTTCAATAATCTCAGAATTAACAATTTACATTCGCAGACAGAATTTGAAAAGAAAGTAACTTTTTTTTTAGAAGAATGGTTGTCCTATTCTGAAACAGTGAAAGTGCAGACCTCAGGTTCTACAGGAGCTCCGAAAGTTTTCGAAATTGAAAAAAAGAAGATGATCAATTCTGCAGTAATGACCTGCAATTTTTTAGGCTTAAAAGAAGGCAATACCGCATTATTGTGCCTTCCTGTAGAATATATTTCTGGGAAAATGATGATGGTTAGGTCTTTTGAACGAAAAATGAAGTTGATTATTACTGATCCATCTTTAAAACCGCTTGAAAGTTTAGATGAAGAAATAGATTTTTGTGCCATGACGCCTTTACAAGTTGAAAACTCCCTGGATAAGCTTTATTTAATTAAAAATTTGATTATTGGCGGTGCTACAGTCTCCGAAAATCTAAGAAATAAGATTATCCAAACTCTTAAACTCTCAAACTCTCAAACTCAAATATTTGAGACCTATGGAATGTCCGAAACGCTTTCTCACATTGCTTTAAAACAATTGATGCCAAAAGCTGAAGATTATTTTACAGCATTTGAAAATGTTTCTATTAATAAAGATGAAAGAGGATGTTTGCAAATATATGCTCCTAATGTGAATTCTGATATATTGAAAACTAATGATTTAGTTGAAATTAAGGATGGAAATAAGTTTAGATTTTTAGGAAGGATCGATAATGTCATCAATTCTGGGGGGGCAAAAATTTTTCCTGAAGAACTGGAGGCTTTGGTTAAAAAAGAAATCCCGAATGAAGTCGTATTTTTAGGAAAAGAAGATGAAAGTTTGGGGCAAAAATTGATATTGATCATTGAAGGTGTAAAATCAAAGGATTTAATTCAAAAAATATCAGAAATTCAATTTGAAAAAAACTTCCACAAACCGAAAGAAATTATTTTTATTAATGAAATTCCAAGAACGCCAAATGGAAAGGTTTCAAGATTAAATCTTTTAAAAATAATTGATGAAAAAAGAGATAATTAA
- a CDS encoding AAA family ATPase: MLPIDIVGFKNFRIFDDQDGFFESLSAITLLTGTNNSGKSSIIKGMQLLKNSVSGNVFPYELDLTDQEHLLGNLENLLFNKENKEIVISLPFNFFGHKYTYIKLTYAVLTKDFYKGKLRKIEIFDGQDNDSLLFFEYREPTEWEVANHAKELEREMLEYEQQIQDPNITKKDLWRMYGIYARPDEDPIVGLVKWKLNSVKLSLYLSEILEFYNFYIEENRSTKWIDWVDGIAEKDNYCFIPSVVLNSFRSKPDIEKWRDFVDKLKEIGKQKGKLKIRGRDFEPPEIFFPQLEIEGVFYASALEIIRDNLIWRDIDSTDENISKYNVLEETFKKGLDVLKRRILSINYLSTVREQHVRIYNASVNSPFINLLKAYVPLQSDPYNFVDKYLSAFEIGKKLEIEFRLDYQLIFVSVIDYNGDKRELVDYGYGIKQLVLLLIQISVLAEKNKRIVHNYGDQGEYYEDHFDPSLLLIEEPETNLHPKWQSLLAEMFYDANKKYNIQLVIETHSEYLIRKFQNLVANEQQSGSLIKIFYLRNLKSIEAGRAQVEIIVIEDDGGINYEAFDSGFFDESNNLQLSLLNIRRDIFVVEFEELKKNLVENEDKISLLQEKIDEYGNRTDIARYLQHVALILNTSKMDLTTVDYLASGQYLLHNIKEGTDFSPVVLQYGRAMENELKKLFGSVHATKKWTIGVMQGSLEKFKFGINSISACCSTTEYNLLSTILPAIFQDPLALQIDLINELREKRNDVAHPGLIMQKEDAEHYIEIMNQFLSAWSDNIL; the protein is encoded by the coding sequence ATGCTTCCAATCGATATTGTAGGTTTTAAAAATTTCAGGATATTTGATGATCAGGACGGTTTTTTCGAGAGTTTATCCGCGATCACTTTGCTAACCGGTACTAACAATTCGGGCAAAAGCTCTATCATTAAGGGAATGCAGTTGTTGAAGAACAGCGTTAGTGGTAATGTTTTTCCATATGAATTAGATTTAACGGATCAGGAGCACTTATTGGGAAATCTTGAAAACTTGTTGTTCAACAAAGAAAATAAGGAAATTGTGATTTCCTTACCCTTCAATTTCTTTGGTCATAAATACACATACATTAAGCTTACTTATGCTGTTTTGACAAAGGATTTTTATAAAGGGAAACTCAGAAAAATTGAAATTTTTGACGGTCAAGATAATGACAGTCTTTTGTTTTTCGAGTATAGGGAACCAACTGAGTGGGAAGTTGCCAATCACGCAAAGGAACTCGAACGGGAAATGCTGGAATATGAACAGCAAATTCAGGATCCTAATATTACTAAAAAGGATTTATGGAGAATGTATGGGATATATGCCAGACCAGACGAGGATCCCATAGTGGGCTTGGTGAAATGGAAACTTAATTCTGTGAAGTTGAGCTTATATTTGTCAGAAATATTAGAATTTTATAATTTTTATATTGAAGAGAATAGGAGCACAAAATGGATTGATTGGGTTGATGGTATTGCCGAAAAGGATAACTACTGCTTTATCCCTTCTGTTGTCTTGAACTCTTTCAGATCTAAACCAGATATTGAAAAATGGAGAGATTTTGTTGATAAGCTAAAAGAAATTGGTAAACAGAAAGGTAAACTTAAGATTAGAGGCAGAGACTTTGAACCTCCTGAAATATTCTTTCCGCAACTGGAAATAGAGGGCGTTTTTTATGCAAGTGCGTTGGAGATAATTAGAGATAATTTGATCTGGCGAGATATCGATAGCACGGACGAAAATATTAGTAAATATAATGTTCTAGAAGAAACGTTCAAAAAAGGTTTGGATGTCTTAAAGCGCCGTATACTTTCGATAAATTATCTATCAACGGTTCGTGAGCAGCATGTAAGAATTTATAATGCTTCCGTTAATTCTCCTTTTATTAATTTGCTAAAGGCATACGTTCCCTTGCAATCTGACCCTTATAATTTTGTAGATAAGTATCTAAGTGCTTTTGAGATTGGGAAAAAGTTGGAAATAGAATTCAGACTCGACTATCAGTTAATATTTGTATCAGTTATTGATTATAATGGAGATAAGAGAGAGCTTGTTGATTATGGTTATGGTATCAAACAGCTTGTTTTGCTATTAATCCAGATCAGTGTATTGGCAGAAAAAAATAAACGGATCGTCCATAATTACGGTGACCAGGGAGAGTATTATGAAGATCATTTTGATCCAAGTTTACTTTTGATCGAAGAGCCCGAAACTAACTTACATCCTAAATGGCAGTCATTGCTTGCGGAAATGTTTTATGACGCGAATAAAAAGTATAATATTCAATTGGTGATAGAGACGCACAGCGAGTATCTGATACGTAAATTCCAAAATCTGGTTGCTAATGAACAGCAATCAGGAAGTTTGATCAAGATATTTTATTTAAGAAACTTAAAATCTATTGAGGCAGGCAGGGCGCAAGTGGAGATAATTGTAATTGAAGATGATGGCGGGATTAATTATGAAGCGTTTGACAGTGGATTCTTTGATGAATCCAACAATTTACAGTTGAGTCTTCTTAACATCAGAAGAGACATTTTTGTAGTCGAATTTGAAGAGCTGAAAAAGAATCTTGTAGAGAATGAGGACAAGATTTCATTGCTGCAAGAAAAAATTGATGAGTATGGTAACAGGACCGATATAGCTCGATATCTGCAGCATGTCGCGTTAATATTAAATACTTCAAAAATGGATCTTACAACAGTAGATTATTTGGCATCTGGACAATATCTCTTGCATAATATTAAAGAGGGTACTGATTTTTCTCCAGTGGTTCTCCAGTATGGAAGAGCAATGGAGAATGAATTAAAGAAATTATTCGGATCTGTTCATGCTACAAAGAAATGGACAATTGGTGTGATGCAAGGATCTCTAGAAAAATTTAAATTTGGAATAAACAGTATATCAGCTTGTTGCAGTACAACAGAATATAACTTATTGAGTACAATATTACCTGCTATCTTTCAAGATCCATTAGCTTTACAAATTGACCTAATAAACGAACTTAGAGAAAAGAGAAATGATGTTGCCCATCCCGGATTGATTATGCAGAAAGAGGATGCGGAACATTATATAGAAATAATGAACCAGTTTCTTTCAGCATGGTCAGACAATATTCTATAA
- a CDS encoding helix-turn-helix domain-containing protein, with protein MKICGQNIRKIRRSKDFTQEYMAFEMGISQKAYSDIENSKVKINLDILNKISGILDIKPSDICSISHKCETNDFEDKYHELLNYMKENNISVPKEYL; from the coding sequence ATGAAGATATGTGGACAAAACATTAGAAAAATTCGAAGGAGTAAAGATTTTACCCAAGAATACATGGCTTTTGAAATGGGAATTTCACAAAAGGCCTATTCCGATATTGAAAATTCTAAAGTGAAGATCAATCTTGATATTTTAAACAAGATCTCAGGAATTTTAGATATAAAACCTTCTGACATATGTAGTATCTCGCACAAATGTGAAACAAATGATTTTGAAGATAAATATCACGAACTTTTAAATTACATGAAAGAAAATAATATTTCGGTTCCCAAGGAATATTTATAA
- a CDS encoding caspase family protein, with translation MSKIAICIGVNNVQNFTPLKGASKGAVEFSKWATAQGYDIKLFTDENKNFIRVKDIYDCINQCLEEMTYNQIIVYFSGHGISRGPNQEFWFLSEGGNNQNEIVDLTRSADNAVRCQIPYVLFISDACRSLPTDEIHTTGGQTIFPNQKIDSGNTIDIFYATRPGAPAFEIAGDSLKEAHGIFTESLIAYLSGEFLETIVNNTMEDGAKIQRYLDKYYDVKQLTADINYKRLRQQNQKWIISGPEVDLKLKEFVESRSYGITKGQSPEIRVNNHKKEHPLATFTDEQGKKLILNSVKPPEPITHPANPLPYKITKMEQLREFSVNLWKERSYVDHIRNKVAYLAEEKVFASDQLFNDPTYNNYTGIEVTGEEIIDLITPSAAQNAPWTHRNKNSISFHPDDSYRPTSWSLLTLKGNRSVPIAIIQGFIAQLIFKDGYLFTVNYSPAKTNRYTYEDYQSKKDEIAKKRSLVAISANNGFNYTEAFQKVDFDNFYGSYNDAGSFLRMGKSLDPALGLYAAYAFRESGDFDKIRSVYKYMAMDNPYVPFDVAMLAGKLNSDKPTAAFCPLMSIGWSYRHLYEDFINQKIIDATKYLEPGLWTTFTSKGTDLLISEILNNQHI, from the coding sequence ATGTCTAAAATCGCAATATGCATTGGAGTAAATAATGTCCAAAATTTCACACCTCTGAAAGGTGCTTCAAAAGGTGCTGTCGAATTTTCCAAATGGGCTACAGCTCAAGGCTACGATATAAAACTATTTACGGACGAAAACAAAAATTTTATTCGTGTAAAGGATATATACGATTGTATCAATCAATGCCTAGAGGAAATGACATATAACCAAATTATTGTGTATTTTTCGGGACATGGCATCTCACGCGGACCTAATCAGGAATTCTGGTTTCTTTCCGAAGGCGGTAACAACCAAAATGAAATAGTTGATCTGACCCGCTCTGCTGATAATGCCGTAAGATGCCAGATTCCTTACGTGCTATTTATCTCTGATGCCTGTCGATCCTTACCAACGGATGAAATCCATACCACCGGCGGACAAACTATATTTCCAAACCAAAAAATTGATTCAGGTAATACCATAGATATATTTTATGCAACAAGACCTGGTGCGCCAGCCTTTGAAATTGCTGGTGACAGCTTAAAAGAGGCACATGGAATATTTACAGAATCCCTGATCGCCTATTTGTCAGGTGAATTTCTGGAGACAATTGTTAACAATACTATGGAAGACGGTGCTAAAATCCAAAGATATCTTGACAAATATTACGATGTAAAACAACTTACTGCCGACATCAATTATAAACGTTTACGTCAGCAAAATCAAAAATGGATTATTTCCGGGCCTGAAGTGGATTTAAAATTAAAGGAATTCGTTGAGAGTAGATCCTATGGAATTACAAAAGGGCAGTCGCCAGAAATTAGAGTCAACAATCATAAAAAGGAACATCCACTAGCAACATTCACAGATGAACAAGGAAAAAAACTAATCCTTAACAGTGTAAAGCCACCAGAACCAATAACCCACCCAGCAAATCCTCTTCCTTATAAAATCACTAAAATGGAACAATTGAGAGAGTTTTCAGTAAATTTATGGAAGGAAAGGTCTTATGTCGATCATATTAGGAATAAAGTAGCATATTTAGCGGAAGAAAAGGTATTCGCTTCGGATCAACTTTTCAATGATCCTACTTACAACAATTATACAGGCATAGAGGTCACTGGTGAAGAAATTATTGATCTTATTACCCCATCTGCCGCTCAGAATGCACCTTGGACACATAGAAATAAAAATTCAATCTCCTTTCACCCGGATGATTCTTATCGACCAACTTCATGGAGTCTTTTAACACTAAAAGGTAATAGATCTGTACCAATAGCCATCATTCAAGGTTTTATCGCACAGCTTATCTTTAAGGACGGATACCTTTTTACAGTTAATTATTCACCAGCAAAAACTAATCGTTACACATATGAGGATTACCAGTCGAAGAAAGATGAAATAGCTAAAAAGCGTAGTTTAGTTGCGATTTCCGCCAACAATGGATTTAATTATACAGAAGCATTCCAAAAGGTAGACTTTGATAATTTTTATGGATCATATAATGATGCTGGCAGTTTCCTAAGAATGGGTAAATCCTTAGACCCAGCACTTGGATTGTATGCAGCATACGCTTTTAGGGAGTCTGGTGATTTCGACAAGATCAGATCTGTGTACAAGTACATGGCTATGGATAACCCCTATGTACCCTTTGATGTTGCCATGCTTGCAGGAAAGCTGAACTCTGATAAACCGACAGCCGCATTTTGTCCTTTAATGTCCATCGGATGGTCTTATAGACATTTATATGAAGATTTCATTAATCAGAAAATAATCGATGCCACAAAATATCTGGAACCTGGATTGTGGACAACATTTACAAGCAAAGGAACCGATTTACTTATCTCCGAAATTCTAAATAACCAACATATATGA
- a CDS encoding PIN-like domain-containing protein has product MNIDSIKLYQLNDEKEERLWRTAIFVFDSSALLDFYYLPKKTREKIYSETFKHLDKRLWIPAHVEYEFLKNKDNVINKSFSERYDNLKNQVININPSFIKAVQKQVEDIGRQTEKDDKHPHIGQTNIEEIKTHIADFELKLKKFEQNILAQISEAESEIYGVKENDDLLEAIDLHFSVGNGYSFDEIVEITREGKHRYEFKIPPGYGDFHKAEKKGTQIFGDLIVWKQILHYSKEVNLPIIFITNDIKKDEDWCYFEKVSGDDRIVAPREELIKEIYDHSSVEFWMYNLPQFLFNSKNYLKSDISDQAIQFISQYLNTKDSTGNYLRFKCNSCEKIHSYHKSEFDLDFELAESSEKSMGTENRYEAMESFGCTCGNEITATFEVWEYPSGVHNNNSIELDSGELLASFYFTIDFFQDDDDDDFLICEECDGSKEGHGNYVTNWVKRDLDNEFHSDHSNGRYSKVMAGTCEWCSTLHVKCPKCDSINSFPEAEAGSLKECQGGCGLNFILESENSPDDFFEFTLKLKDERITSCEYCGDEFLDENQTSVCQKCEEESSEK; this is encoded by the coding sequence ATGAATATAGACAGTATCAAATTATATCAGTTGAATGATGAAAAAGAAGAACGATTGTGGCGAACTGCAATTTTTGTTTTTGATTCGTCAGCATTATTAGATTTTTATTATCTCCCAAAAAAAACTAGAGAAAAAATTTATAGTGAAACCTTTAAACATCTTGACAAAAGACTTTGGATTCCAGCTCATGTTGAGTATGAGTTTCTAAAAAATAAAGATAATGTTATAAATAAGTCGTTTTCTGAACGATATGATAACTTAAAAAATCAGGTAATCAATATTAATCCATCTTTTATTAAAGCGGTTCAAAAACAAGTTGAAGATATTGGTAGACAGACAGAAAAAGATGATAAACATCCACATATTGGACAGACAAATATAGAGGAAATAAAAACTCACATTGCAGATTTTGAACTTAAGCTTAAAAAATTTGAACAGAATATTTTAGCACAGATTAGCGAGGCTGAAAGTGAAATATATGGTGTAAAAGAAAACGATGATTTGCTTGAAGCAATTGACCTGCACTTTTCGGTCGGCAATGGTTATTCGTTTGATGAAATTGTAGAAATAACAAGAGAAGGTAAACATCGTTATGAATTTAAAATTCCACCAGGTTATGGAGACTTCCACAAAGCCGAAAAGAAAGGCACACAAATTTTTGGTGACCTGATTGTCTGGAAACAAATTCTGCACTATTCTAAAGAAGTAAATCTACCAATAATTTTTATTACAAATGACATAAAAAAAGATGAAGATTGGTGTTATTTTGAAAAAGTATCTGGTGACGACAGGATTGTTGCTCCACGAGAAGAATTAATAAAGGAAATTTACGACCATTCAAGCGTTGAGTTTTGGATGTACAACTTACCTCAGTTTTTATTTAATTCTAAAAATTATCTGAAATCAGATATATCAGACCAAGCAATTCAATTTATCTCTCAGTATTTGAATACAAAAGACTCGACAGGAAATTATCTTCGGTTTAAATGCAATAGCTGTGAAAAAATCCATAGTTACCATAAGTCGGAATTTGATTTAGATTTTGAACTTGCCGAAAGTTCTGAAAAAAGTATGGGGACAGAAAATAGATATGAAGCTATGGAATCGTTTGGGTGCACTTGTGGTAATGAGATTACCGCAACTTTTGAGGTGTGGGAATATCCAAGTGGTGTCCACAATAATAATTCAATTGAATTAGACAGTGGCGAACTACTAGCAAGTTTTTATTTTACTATTGACTTTTTTCAAGATGATGATGATGACGATTTTTTAATATGTGAAGAATGCGATGGCAGTAAAGAAGGTCATGGAAACTATGTTACCAATTGGGTTAAGAGAGATTTGGATAATGAATTTCATTCTGATCATAGTAATGGTAGATATTCAAAAGTAATGGCTGGAACTTGTGAATGGTGTAGCACTTTACATGTCAAATGTCCTAAATGTGATTCAATTAATAGTTTTCCAGAGGCCGAGGCAGGTAGTCTTAAAGAGTGCCAAGGTGGCTGTGGATTGAATTTTATTCTTGAATCTGAGAACTCACCTGATGACTTTTTTGAATTTACACTAAAGTTGAAAGATGAGAGAATTACATCATGTGAATATTGCGGAGATGAGTTTCTTGATGAAAATCAAACTTCTGTATGTCAAAAATGTGAGGAAGAATCTAGCGAAAAGTAG
- a CDS encoding amino acid permease has translation MSEEHKTEEKGTLVRGLTNRHIQLIALGGAIGTGLFLGIGPAAVLAGPSVILGYALAGIIAFFIMRQLGEMVVQEPVSGSFSYFAYKYWGKFPGFASGWNYWILYILVSMAELTAIGHYIHFWWPEIPLWVSSLFFFILINALNLASVKVYGETEFWFSIIKVVAIIAMIIFGIYLLISGTGGDKASVTNLWNDGGFFPKGLFNHTEKGYSGLFAAMAMIMFSFGGLELIGITAAEAKSPEKTIPKATNQVIYRILIFYVGALVILFSLSPWREITEGSSPFVMVFQNLNGLEFTMFGKVIQFNVLIANVLNLIVLTAALSVYNSSVYSNSRMLFGLAQQGNAPKFLQKLNKNSVPINAILISSCFAGICIIINKLVPEKAFEYLMALVVSSLIINWLMICYTHLKFRRSKIASGEKTKFPSIFYPVSNYICILFLVAILVLMSITGMEIQVILIPVWLAFLYAMYKLYKPKQG, from the coding sequence ATGAGCGAAGAGCATAAAACTGAAGAAAAAGGAACCTTAGTAAGAGGTCTTACAAACCGACACATTCAATTAATAGCCCTTGGAGGCGCCATCGGAACAGGACTGTTTCTTGGAATTGGTCCCGCAGCAGTTTTGGCGGGTCCATCGGTGATTTTAGGATACGCTTTGGCCGGAATTATTGCCTTTTTTATCATGCGCCAGCTTGGTGAAATGGTTGTTCAGGAACCTGTTTCGGGAAGTTTTAGTTATTTCGCATATAAATATTGGGGTAAATTTCCCGGATTTGCTTCCGGTTGGAATTACTGGATTCTTTACATTCTCGTAAGTATGGCCGAGCTCACGGCAATTGGTCATTATATCCATTTTTGGTGGCCGGAAATTCCTCTCTGGGTTTCAAGTTTATTCTTTTTTATTTTAATTAATGCTTTAAATCTGGCGTCAGTAAAAGTTTATGGAGAAACAGAATTTTGGTTTTCGATTATAAAAGTAGTGGCGATTATTGCCATGATTATTTTCGGCATTTATTTATTGATAAGCGGAACTGGCGGTGATAAAGCAAGTGTTACTAATTTGTGGAATGACGGAGGTTTTTTCCCAAAAGGATTATTCAATCATACTGAAAAAGGATATTCCGGTCTTTTTGCGGCAATGGCGATGATCATGTTTTCTTTTGGGGGATTAGAATTGATCGGAATTACCGCTGCAGAAGCTAAAAGCCCCGAGAAAACAATTCCTAAAGCTACCAATCAGGTGATTTACAGGATTCTTATTTTCTATGTTGGAGCCTTGGTTATATTGTTCTCATTGAGCCCGTGGAGAGAAATTACAGAAGGTTCAAGTCCGTTTGTAATGGTTTTTCAAAATCTGAATGGGTTGGAATTTACAATGTTTGGAAAAGTGATTCAGTTCAATGTTTTGATTGCTAATGTTTTGAATTTGATTGTTTTAACAGCCGCTTTATCCGTTTATAACAGTAGTGTTTACAGTAACAGCAGAATGCTTTTTGGGTTAGCCCAACAGGGAAATGCTCCGAAATTTTTACAGAAATTAAATAAAAATAGTGTTCCTATTAATGCTATTCTTATATCTTCCTGTTTTGCAGGAATTTGTATTATCATTAATAAATTAGTTCCTGAAAAAGCCTTTGAATATTTGATGGCTTTAGTGGTGTCTTCATTAATTATCAATTGGTTGATGATCTGTTACACGCATTTAAAATTCAGAAGAAGTAAAATAGCATCAGGTGAAAAAACGAAATTTCCTTCCATATTTTATCCCGTATCCAATTATATCTGTATTTTATTTTTAGTGGCTATTTTGGTATTGATGAGTATTACAGGAATGGAAATTCAGGTGATCTTAATTCCGGTATGGCTGGCGTTTTTGTATGCAATGTATAAACTGTACAAACCTAAACAAGGATAA
- a CDS encoding helix-turn-helix domain-containing protein, producing the protein MAYIEEIITYIKENVGHISIGEVDVLRKPYKISISKFKRDFKRNTEFTPRDYLIRMKIELARNYKLDDPTLTIKEVVSKIGWDLTERQFAEQFKVHYEMTFGGKPIVMRNIPKWQNQEEEIFHEHEFMFSRDRNDLEEIIFRIVLLTGAYTVTNDHPLSKIVKYEMENTCFRLPMFAFEKEVIFKVFFDRNNYERLDLFALFTRVDEEDYCFVPNDKDAYLNLIYNVAIKQDTAIKKKILDCISNWEEMAAEQDRFEFLEYKQQTYNKNIRPRINRDAGIFEESQRLYDSITKEFKAEYENLLQGMCLREAELSNYLRAVEKENEHMIKLTLEFLLGIGDLLPQKLDLLLSLAEYPSMEFVEFEDYSFSMDKTLISKVILEYPRESMPQLICDYYCAYKDIVERDEEDSDEYLGNIILSDILDDFIKV; encoded by the coding sequence ATGGCTTATATAGAGGAGATTATAACATATATAAAAGAGAACGTCGGTCATATTTCAATTGGAGAGGTCGATGTGCTGCGGAAACCCTACAAAATTTCAATTTCAAAATTCAAGAGAGACTTTAAACGGAATACGGAGTTTACTCCGCGAGACTACCTAATTAGAATGAAAATTGAATTGGCACGTAATTATAAACTGGATGATCCTACTTTGACTATAAAAGAGGTTGTATCAAAGATTGGCTGGGATTTAACAGAGCGACAATTTGCTGAACAATTCAAAGTACATTATGAAATGACATTTGGCGGGAAACCTATTGTTATGAGGAATATTCCGAAATGGCAGAATCAAGAGGAAGAAATTTTCCATGAGCATGAATTTATGTTTTCACGAGATAGAAATGATCTGGAAGAGATTATTTTTAGGATAGTTCTCCTGACAGGGGCATATACAGTCACGAATGATCATCCATTGTCTAAAATAGTAAAATATGAGATGGAGAACACTTGTTTTAGACTGCCCATGTTTGCTTTTGAAAAAGAGGTTATTTTTAAGGTGTTTTTCGACCGCAATAATTATGAACGTTTAGACCTTTTTGCGTTATTTACCCGGGTTGATGAAGAAGATTATTGCTTTGTTCCAAATGATAAAGATGCCTATTTAAACCTGATCTATAATGTTGCGATCAAGCAAGATACGGCTATAAAAAAGAAAATACTGGACTGTATTTCGAATTGGGAAGAGATGGCAGCAGAACAAGATCGTTTTGAATTTCTAGAATATAAGCAACAAACTTATAATAAAAATATAAGACCTAGGATTAACAGAGATGCTGGCATCTTTGAAGAAAGTCAACGGCTCTATGACAGCATTACCAAAGAATTTAAGGCCGAATATGAAAATCTTCTACAAGGGATGTGCCTGCGCGAAGCAGAACTTTCCAATTATCTTCGGGCGGTGGAAAAAGAAAATGAACATATGATCAAATTAACGCTGGAATTTTTATTAGGAATAGGCGATCTACTTCCGCAAAAACTTGATTTACTGCTCAGTTTGGCTGAATATCCTAGTATGGAATTTGTTGAATTCGAAGATTATTCTTTTAGTATGGATAAAACCTTGATTTCGAAAGTGATTCTGGAATATCCGCGAGAAAGTATGCCTCAGCTCATCTGTGATTATTACTGCGCTTACAAAGATATAGTGGAACGAGACGAGGAAGATAGCGATGAATATCTCGGAAACATTATTCTTTCAGATATCCTAGATGATTTCATTAAGGTGTAA